ATGGCGAGGCGCGCGCGGCTATGTCAGGTCCGTATGAACCCGAAGACGATGTTATTCGACCGGATGAGCAGCAAGCCAAGCCTCCAGGTCAGCGGCCGATCGATCGGGAATCTGCTCCATCGGCACGTGGCCCACGCCCGGATAGAGGATCAGAGTCGCCCCCGGTATGGCCTTGTGAAACTTCCCGCCGTCAGCGGCGGGAATGATGCGGTCCTCCTGGCCGAACATGATCAGGGTCGGGGCATGGATCGTCGAAAGCTCGGCGACCGTGGCGTCTCGCCGCGGCCCGCTCTGGAGAGATAACAGTATGTCGCGATGACCCGGCCCCCGGGAGAGTTCAACATAGCGGTCGATCAACGCCGGGGTGACGAGGCTCTTGTCCCAATAGCCCGCGCGCAACCCCTGAGCGACCAGAGGGCGAGTGTCGATGTTCTTCAGCGCCGCGCGGCCGATCGGGTGGCGCAGCACGGTGAAGATCAGCGCACCGCCGGACTTCTCGGACGGCCATCCCGCCGCATCGACCAGAACAAGACGCTGAACCTTATCGGGATGGTCGACCGTATAGGTCCAGGCGACCGCACCGCCCATCGAGTTTCCGGCCAAGGTGAAGCGCCTCAGGCCGAGCCGCGAGGTCAGTGCGTCGACCACGGTCACAAACCCTTGGCGCCCCGCCACATAGGTCCCCGCCGTCCTCGTCAGGCCATGGCCCGGAAGATCCAGAACCACCACACGGTAGGACTTGGACAGCCGCGCCGCCCAAGCATCCCAGGCGTGGGTCGAAGCGGAATAGCCATGCACCAGCACGATCGCCGGCGCGTCTCGTGGTCCCAGATCGCGATAATGCGCCCGCACGCCGCCTGGAAGGTCCATGTAGTGGGAGTCCGGATAGCCATACTTGGCCTCAAGCGTCGCATAGGGGATGTCCGGTCTCTGCAAGAGAAACCAAGTTCCCACCCCGACAGCGATCAGCAGGCCCAGCGCGATCGCCAAACCGCGCGCCCAGGTTTTCATACAGACACTCCTGCGGACAGTCAGCGCATAGAGAACGGCGTTACGCTAGAGCCTCGCGCGTCAAAACGGAATCGTTTTGACGCGATAACGAAGCTCTAAATCAAATACTTAGAGCGTGACTCGCGCCGAAACCGGTTCCCACTTTCGGCGTCACGCTCTCGGGAGGTCAAGCCGCGCAGGACGGGCATTGAGGGTCCCGCCCAATGCGGACCGTGCGGGTTTCGCTGGCCAAACCGTCATAGATCAGAAGCCGCCCGGAGAGCGGCTCGCCAGCGCCGGCGATGAGCTTCAGGGCCTCGAGCGCCATCATCGATCCGATGACGCCGGCCAGCGCGCCGACCACGCCCACCAGAGCGCAGGTCTCAGCATCCGGCGGAATTTCCGGCACCAGGCAACGATAGCAGGGCTGGCCCTGGAAAACCCCGACCTGACCGGTCCAGCGGCCTAAGGCTCCGCTAACCAGGGTCTTGCCCTGAGCGACACAGGCGTCACTAACGGCGAAGCGCGTGGCGAAGTCATCCGTGCCGTCGAGCACAAGATCATACCCGGAGACAACCGCCTCGGCGTTGCTTCGATCCAGCCATACCGCATGGCTCTCGATGATCGTATTCGGATTGAGCGCGCGCAGGTGCTCGTCCGCCGCCTCCACCTTGGGTCGGCCCACATCGGCGGTGGCGTACAGCACCTGCCGCTGCAGGTTCGACAGCGACACAGTGTCGGGATCGACGAGGCCGATCATACCAACCCCGGCGGCGGCCAGATAGAGCGCGGCGGGCGCGCCCAACCCTCCCGCGCCCACCACCAGAACCCGCGCGGCCTTGAGCTTCTGCTGGCCCGGACCGCCGACCTCGCGCAGCACCAGATGGCGGGCGTAGCGCTCGACTTCGGCTTCCGAAAAACTCATGGCGCTTGACCCTCCGCCCCGGCCTCGCCACATGCGAAGCCATGCAAAGCAACAGCTCTTCCTTCCCCGACTGGCACGGCACGACCATTCTGGCGGTGCGCAAGAACGGTTCGACCGTGATCGCCGGCGACGGACAGGTCTCCATGGGCCCAACCGTCGTCAAGGGCAACGCCCGCAAGGTGCGACGCCTGGCCGGGGGCAAAGTGGTCGCAGGCTTCGCCGGCGCCACGGCCGACGCCTTCACGCTGATTGAGCGCTTGGAAGCTAAACTCGAACAGTATCCCGACCAGCTGGCGCGCGCCTGCGTCGATCTGGCCAAGGACTGGCGGACCGATCGCTACCTGCGCCGGCTGGAGGCCATGTTGCTGGTGGCCGATAAGGCCGCCATCTACACCGTCACCGGCGTCGGCGACGTGCTCGAACCGGGGGAAAGCCTTGGCGGCGGCGCGGTCGCGGCGATCGGCTCGGGCGGCAACTACGCCCTGGCGGCCGGCAAGGCCTTGGTCGACCTCGATCTTTCGGCCGAGGACATCGCCCGCAAGGCGATGGGTATCGCCGCCGAGATCTGCGTCTATACGAACGGTAACCTGACGGTCGAAAGCCTTTAGGCTTTACTCCTCCCGGGAGGACCTTCGAATGTTCAGGACCATGCTGATCGCCGGGCTCGCCGCTGCGTGCTGGACGACGCCTACAATGGCCGACCCGGGCGTCGCCGCCCAGGTTGAGGCCGCCGAGCGCGCTTTCGCGGCGGACGGCTTGGCGCTGGGGATCCGGGATTCGTTTCTCAAGCACATGGCCGATGACGCGATCATGTTCGCGCCAGGGCCGGTGAACGCCAGGACGCTCTACGACAAGCGGCCCTCCAGCAAGACGCCGAAACTGGAGTGGTGGCCCCAGAGGATCATCGCGGCCCGGTCCGGCGAGCTCGCGCTGTCCGTCGGCCCGTCCGAGATCAACGACAAGCGCGGCGGTTACTTCGCGACCATCTGGCGCAAGGCGCCGGACGGGCGGTGGGCATGGATCTACGACGGCGGGGCCGCCGCCGACGCCGCAAGCGCCCCGGGTCCGGATGCGCCGACCACGCTCGACCCCGTCGCCAAGTCCGGCGAGCGCTCGGCGGCCCTCGCCTTCGACAAGGTCCGAATCGCCGAGAGGGCCTTGGCCCAGGCGGTTGAAAGCGACGCGCCTGCCGCCTATCGACGCGCCCTGGCCGCTGACGCCTGGGTGCTGGGGCCGAAGGGAACCGAAGGCCTGACCCCCGCCGCCGTCGCCGAACGCACAAACGCGCGGCCCCAGCGCATGGTCCTCACCCTGCGTGGCGGCGGCGCCTCCAAGGCTGGCGACTTCGTCTGGACCCATGGCGAGGCCGGTTGGGCCGACCACCAGGAAATCATCGAACGCGCGCACTATATGCATGTCTGGCAGAAGCGCCCCGAAGGCTGGCGCTTGATCTTCGAGGCCCTGATCAACGACCGATGACTGAGTTTTCCCCCCGCGAGATCGTCTCCGAACTGGACCGCTACATCGTCGGCCACGCTGAGGCCAAGAAGGCCGTGGCCGTAGCCCTGCGCAACCGTTGGCGCCGCCGCCGCGTGCCCGCCGACCTGCGCGATGAGGTGACCCCGAAGAACATCCTGTTGATCGGCCCCACCGGCGTCGGCAAGACCGAGATCGCCCGTCGCCTGGCCAAGCTGGCGCAGGCGCCGTTCCTGAAGGTCGAGGCCACCAAGTTCACCGAGGTCGGCTATGTCGGCCGCGACGTCGACCAGATCGTCCGCGATCTCGTCGAAAGCGCGCTGGCCATGGTGCGCGACAAGCGCCGCGCCGCTGTAAAGGCCAAGGCCGAGGGCGCCGCCGAGGAGCGCATCCTCGACGCCCTGACCGGTCCGGGCTCGACGGCCGCTCGCGAGGCGTTCCGCAAAAAGCTGCGCGCCGGCGAGCTGGACGACAAGGAGGTCGAGCTGCAGCTGGCCGACACCGGCGGCCCCAGCTTCGACATTCCCGGTCAGCCGGGCGCTGCGGTGTTCAACCTGTCGGACATGATGAAGTCGCTGGGCGGCGGCCGCACCAAGACCCACAAGACCACCGTCTCGGGCGCCTGGGCGCCGCTGATCGCCGAGGAAAGCGACAAGCTGCTGGACCAGGAAGCCTTGACCCAGGAGGCCCTGGAACTGGCCGAGAACCATGGCATCGTGTTCCTGGACGAGATCGACAAGGTCGCCAGCTCGTCGCAGCGCTCCGGCGCGGACGTCAGCCGCGAGGGCGTTCAGCGGGATCTTCTGCCCCTGATCGAGGGCACGACAGTCTCGACCAAGCACGGGCCTGTGAAGACCGACCACATCCTGTTCATCGCCTCGGGGGCCTTCCACGTCGCCAAGCCGTCGGACCTCTTGCCCGAACTCCAGGGTCGCCTGCCGATCCGGGTGGAGCTGAAGGGACTGTCGCGCGACGACATGCGTCGGATCCTCACCGAACCGGAAGCCAACCTGATCCGCCAGCACCAGGCGCTGATGCTGACCGAGGGCGTCACCCTGACCTTCACCGATGAAGCGATCGACGCCCTGGCCGACGCAGCCGTGGCCGTGAACGGTTCGGTCGAGAACATCGGCGCCCGCCGCCTGCAGACGATCATGGAGAAGGTGGTCGAGGAGATCAGCTTTACCGCCGCCGATCGCGGCGGCGAGACCGTGACGATCGACGCGGCCTATGTGCAGGAGCGGGTGGGCGCGCTGGCGGCGAACGCGGATCTGAGCCGGTTTATTCTGTAGCTTCAGACCTTTTCCCTGAGGGGAGAAGGAGGACCCGCGCCGCAGGCGTGCGGGATGAGGGGTTACGG
The DNA window shown above is from Caulobacter sp. FWC26 and carries:
- a CDS encoding alpha/beta fold hydrolase, with protein sequence MKTWARGLAIALGLLIAVGVGTWFLLQRPDIPYATLEAKYGYPDSHYMDLPGGVRAHYRDLGPRDAPAIVLVHGYSASTHAWDAWAARLSKSYRVVVLDLPGHGLTRTAGTYVAGRQGFVTVVDALTSRLGLRRFTLAGNSMGGAVAWTYTVDHPDKVQRLVLVDAAGWPSEKSGGALIFTVLRHPIGRAALKNIDTRPLVAQGLRAGYWDKSLVTPALIDRYVELSRGPGHRDILLSLQSGPRRDATVAELSTIHAPTLIMFGQEDRIIPAADGGKFHKAIPGATLILYPGVGHVPMEQIPDRSAADLEAWLAAHPVE
- a CDS encoding molybdopterin-synthase adenylyltransferase MoeB, which translates into the protein MSFSEAEVERYARHLVLREVGGPGQQKLKAARVLVVGAGGLGAPAALYLAAAGVGMIGLVDPDTVSLSNLQRQVLYATADVGRPKVEAADEHLRALNPNTIIESHAVWLDRSNAEAVVSGYDLVLDGTDDFATRFAVSDACVAQGKTLVSGALGRWTGQVGVFQGQPCYRCLVPEIPPDAETCALVGVVGALAGVIGSMMALEALKLIAGAGEPLSGRLLIYDGLASETRTVRIGRDPQCPSCAA
- the hslV gene encoding ATP-dependent protease subunit HslV, encoding MTLRPGLATCEAMQSNSSSFPDWHGTTILAVRKNGSTVIAGDGQVSMGPTVVKGNARKVRRLAGGKVVAGFAGATADAFTLIERLEAKLEQYPDQLARACVDLAKDWRTDRYLRRLEAMLLVADKAAIYTVTGVGDVLEPGESLGGGAVAAIGSGGNYALAAGKALVDLDLSAEDIARKAMGIAAEICVYTNGNLTVESL
- a CDS encoding DUF4440 domain-containing protein; translation: MFRTMLIAGLAAACWTTPTMADPGVAAQVEAAERAFAADGLALGIRDSFLKHMADDAIMFAPGPVNARTLYDKRPSSKTPKLEWWPQRIIAARSGELALSVGPSEINDKRGGYFATIWRKAPDGRWAWIYDGGAAADAASAPGPDAPTTLDPVAKSGERSAALAFDKVRIAERALAQAVESDAPAAYRRALAADAWVLGPKGTEGLTPAAVAERTNARPQRMVLTLRGGGASKAGDFVWTHGEAGWADHQEIIERAHYMHVWQKRPEGWRLIFEALINDR
- the hslU gene encoding ATP-dependent protease ATPase subunit HslU, with amino-acid sequence MTEFSPREIVSELDRYIVGHAEAKKAVAVALRNRWRRRRVPADLRDEVTPKNILLIGPTGVGKTEIARRLAKLAQAPFLKVEATKFTEVGYVGRDVDQIVRDLVESALAMVRDKRRAAVKAKAEGAAEERILDALTGPGSTAAREAFRKKLRAGELDDKEVELQLADTGGPSFDIPGQPGAAVFNLSDMMKSLGGGRTKTHKTTVSGAWAPLIAEESDKLLDQEALTQEALELAENHGIVFLDEIDKVASSSQRSGADVSREGVQRDLLPLIEGTTVSTKHGPVKTDHILFIASGAFHVAKPSDLLPELQGRLPIRVELKGLSRDDMRRILTEPEANLIRQHQALMLTEGVTLTFTDEAIDALADAAVAVNGSVENIGARRLQTIMEKVVEEISFTAADRGGETVTIDAAYVQERVGALAANADLSRFIL